The window CCCCATCCTCGGCGTTCGCCTGGTAGATCTTCCCAACAAACCAACGAGCCGTGACCGCGTCCAGGCTCGCGGCGTTTTGTACACCATCAACGACGTACAGGCCGATGGTGTTGCAGGTGTGACGCTCTTCCTCCGTAAGGTTTAAACATGGCTCACCCACGAGAACTGATCCGCAAGCAGGCCGTTGCGGTCTTGCTGGGCGCCACCAATGCCGGTGCCAGTGTATATGCCAGCCGCGTAGCGCCTCTGATTTCAAACGGCTGGCAGAACGAACTCCCTGCCATCATCGTTTACACGATGGACGAGTCGGCCGAAATCTTTAACCAAGCTCCCCGGGAGTACCGGCGCCGAGTTGAGTTGGTGGTGGAGATCCACGCTGAAGGCAACGTAGCGCTGGACGACACCCTCGATACGCTGGCTCGACAAGTCGAACGCCTGCTGCTCATGGACGACACCCTTGGCGACACCGTCAATGACTTGCAATACGTGCGTTCGCGCATGGTGCTGCTCGATCAGTCGGAGCAGTTGACCGGTGCCTGTCGCCTCATCTTCGAGGCTGAGTACTTCGACCGCCACCCCGACGACCTATTCAACGAAAGCCTGCCGGGCCTGAACACGGTTACGACCGAGTACAGCCTGGACAACGCGCAGCCGGATCCGGCTGACCGCGCCAAAACCATCATCGAGGACCTGAACCCATGACCACGCGTGTGCTCGTGAAGCCGGCCGAGGGCCGCCTGGTGCGACATCCCGACACCTATGAACAGATCAAGCCGGAAGGTTTGCCTGTGGAACTGAACAGTTACTGGATCCGCAAGGAAAAGGCCGGTGACGTCGTTATCGAAAAGGCTGTAGTACAGGCCGAAACCAAGGGTGAAAAACAATGACCATTGGAATGGATACGATTCCTGGCGCAGGCACACTCCGCAAGCCTGGCGTGTACAGCGAAATCGACAACAGCAAGGCGGTGCGCGGGCCTCAACCTGTCAGCTATCGTCGATTGCTGATTGGTCAAAAGCTCGCCTCCGCGCCGGCCGCTGCCAACACCCTGATTCGCATCACCAGCCCAGCCCAAGCCGACACACAATTCGGTAAGGGCTCAATGCTGGCCGGCATGGTCCGCGCCGCGATGGCCATCGACACCTATACCGAGCTGCAAGTGCTGCCGGTGATCGACAATGCTGCGGGTGTGGCCGCTACAGCCACCCTCGCATTCACTGGTACCGCGACTGCCTCGGGCACCATCGAACTGATGATTGCTGGCCGCCGTGTGTCCGTGGGCGTGATCAGTGGGGATACTGCGACGGCCATTGGCGCTGCCGTGGTCGCGGCGGTCACTGCCGCTGATGACATGCCCGTCACCGCAACTGCCACAACTGGTACCGTCACGCTGACCAGTCGCCACAAAGGCGAGGCGGGAAATACTCTCAACGCCCGGGTGAACTACTACACCGGTCAAGTTTTGCCAGCAGGTGTGGCGGTTACCATCAGTGCCTTCGCTAGCGGTGCCGGTAATCCGGACTTGGGCGCCGCGCTCGCCGCCTTGGGTGATGAATGGTTCCAGGTCTGGGGCCTGCCGTACTCCGACGCAGCAACGCTGGCCACGGTGAAGACCGAGCTCAACAGCCGCTTCGCCTGGGATCGCGAGATCGAGGCGCATGCCTTCACTGCCGCGCGGGGCACGCAGGGTTCGCTTGGATCGCTGGGTGACAGTCACAACAACCAGCATCTGGTCATCATGATGGCCAACGATGAGCCCATGCCTGCGTATGAGAAGGCGGCCGAAACCATGGCCATTGCCGCTCTCTATGCTGCGATTGACCCGGCACGCCCGATTCAGAACCTGCAATACGCGTGGTGCCTGGCGCCGGCGGCTGCCGACAAGTTCACCAATCAAGAACGCAACCTGCTGCTGTTCGATGGTATCGCCACCAGCAAGGTCAACAACGACGGCACGATGGTCGTTGAGCGGCTGATCACTACCTACAAAACCAACACCGCCGGCGGCGCGGACATCAGCTACCTGGACAGCGAAACGTTGTTCACCCTGATGTACATCCGTCACGACTGGCGCGACTACATTCTGCGCAAGTACCCGCGTCACAAGCTGGCGAACGACGGCACTCGCTACGGCGTTGGCCAGCCGGTTGTCACCCCGGTGTTGATGAAGGCCGAAGCCGTATCGAAGTTCCGCGAGTGGGAGCGCTTGGGGTTGGTCGAAAACATGGCCGACTTCAAAGCCAACCTGATCGGCGAGCGAAACGAAAGCGACCCGAACCGCATGGACATGCTGTTGCCGCCGGACCTGGTCAATCAACTGCGCATCGTAGCCAACAAAATTCAGTTCCGCCTGTAACGGCGACCGCCAGGAGAGAAACACATGGCAGGTAAAAACCGCATCGGCGGAATCATCGCCGTCAAGGTCAATGGCGATATCTATTTCGCCAAGGGTAACTGGACCTACAACCTCGGAAAACCGAAGCGCGAAGGCGTGGTCGGTGCCGACACGGTCCATGGCTACAAGGAGACCCCTCAGGTTCCCTTCGTCGAAGGCGAGATCAGCGATCGCAACGAGCTCAGCCTCGAAGATCTGGTAACGCTCGACGACGCCACCATCACGCTGGAGCTCTCCAACGGCAAGGTCATCACCCTGAGTGAAGCCTGGTACGCGGGTGAGGGCACCGGCAACACTGAAGAAGGCAACATTGCTTGCCGCTTTGAAGGCATGTCTGCCGAGGAAGTGAAGTAATGGCAAAGGAAAAAGTTCTGCCACTGGCTGAGCAGGTCACCTTCGGTAAAGACACTTTTACCGAGCTGACCGTCACCCGCAAGCTGAAATACCTGCGCGGCCATGCGTTGCGTATCACTTCTGATGGCAAGGGCAACGGCGGCGCGGATATGGATTTTGCCACGCTGATTGACCTCGGCGCCAAGATGGTTGGCCATCCTCCTGCGTTGCTCGACGAGCTGAGCGAGGACGATCAAGCCGCCGTCATCGGCGAGGCCCGCGATTTTTTGCTGAAGCACCTCGGGGGTGGGAAGGAGGCGTAACAGTCGTCGTCAAGGTTATGAGTGTTCAGCCGTCGGAAGTCATGGAAATGGATTTTGACGAGCTGAACTGGTGGCTTGAGCGCACCGAGGAATGGGTTGAATGGCAGACAAAGGATACTCCCTAAGCTTAATCATCAAGGCCGTCGACCGGGTAACCGCCCCTTTGCGGGGGATATTCGGCAAGGTCAAGGCGGCCAGTGCTGGCATTACCGGGGCGCTCGATCGGGTTGGGCTGCCGGTCTTCGCCAATAGCCTGAAGAACGTTGGCGGTGCCATCGGCGGAGTCGGCAACGCGGTCGCGTCCAGCACCAAGAGATTACTTGGGCTCGGGGCGACACTCGGCATCACCGGTGCAGCACTGAACCTGTTCTTCCAAGGCTTCGCGGATGCAACTGGCGCAATTGGCGATACAGCGGAGCGGACCGGCATCAGCCGCGAGCGGTTCCAAGAGCTGAGTTTTGCGGCGAAGTTGACAGGGTCATCCGCAGAAACTCTCGGCGGTGCTTTGCAGAAAATGCAGATCAATGTCGGCGCAGCCACGGCAGGCTCGAAAGAACTCAAGGAGATGTTCAAAGGCCTGGGGATCAACATCAAGGATGCATCCGGCAAGCTGAAGAGTTCGGATGCACTGTTCGATACCTTCGTCGATCGCATCTCGAAGATCAAAGACCCATCGCTCCAGGCCCAAGCCGCCGTGAAGATCTTCGGCAAAAGTGCAACCGAGCTGCTGCCGCTGATCCGTGGCGGCGGTGCGGGCATCAAGGAAATGGCAGACGAGGCTCGTCGCCTGGGTTTGGTGATCTCCGATAGCGCGGTTCGTGAGGGCGAGACCTTCGGCGATACCCTGGACACCTTGCATGCTGCACTGAGTGGCGTGGGCAACACCATCGGCAGTGCGCTGGTTCCGCAGTTGAACAAGCTTGGTACCCAACTGATCGAGACCATCGTGAAGTACCGGCCGCAGATCGAGGCGTTCGCCACTGCGTTTGCGGCGAACCTGCCTGGCAACATTGAGCGGGTGACCGGCTTCCTGGGTGATCTCTACGACGGCGTGCAGCCGGTCATTCGTGTTTTCGGGATGCTGTCGGACACCTTTGGTGGCGCCAACGTGGTGCTTGCCGCCGTTGGCACTTACATCGGGGGAGGGCTTGTGGTGAGTCTGTACAGTCTCGCCGTCGCACTGAAGGGCGTCGGTGTCGCCATTCTTACGACGCCGGTCGGATGGTTCCTGGCTGCGATCGCTGCCATTGGCGCGGCGGCATTCATCATCTACAAGAACTGGGACACCATCGTCGCGTTCTTCGAAGAGAAATGGGCTGGCGTGAAAGCCGCTTTCAGTGACGGCATCATCAACGGCATCTGGAAGCTGTGGAAGGAATTCAACCCCGTCACGCTCATGATGGAGAGCTTCAATGGCCTGATCAAATACCTGACGGGCTGGGACCTTGGCGCAATCCTGGGTGCAAAAATCTCCGAAGCAGTTGCCGCCATCAAGAATGGCTTGCCTGACTGGGCCAAGAACCTTCTGGGTATTGATGGTGCAAGTGTCGGCGGTGGCGTTGAGGGTGGCGCGCCCGCGGCTGCCACTGGTGCGGCCGATACAGATCTGGGTCGCCGGGCCGCGCAGATCGGTCAAAACGCTGTTCAGCAAATGGCCCAACCGCCGCAAGCGGTCAGGGTTCAGGTCGACCTGAACAACGTGCCGGCTGGCTCCAAGGTGAAGACCGAGGGCAGCCAGGGCGCGACCTTCGACACCGATATCGGGTATTCAATGATGGCCCCATAACCGGAGCTCCCCATGGCTTGGAGAGACAACTACCGCGCCGCGACCTTTCGCGGCGTGGGCTTTTTTGTGGCCACGGCAGACAGCAGTCACGGCCGGCGCCAGGCTGTTCACGAAACAGCACAGCGCGATATTCCATATACCGAAGACCTCGGCCGCAAGTCGCGGGAGTTCGGCATTACCGGCTATTTGCTGGGCAAGGAATACGATGTCGTCCGCGAGGAGCTGATCAAAGCTTGCGAACAGCCCGGGCCGGGAGTGCTGGTTCACCCGTATCGCGGCGAGCTGACGGTTGTGTGCCGTGGACTCACCGTCAGTGAAAGTTCGGAAGAGGGGGGCATGTGCACCCTCACGATGACATTCCTGGAGGCGGGCGAGGCGTCGTACCCATCGGCGAAGGTCGATAGCGTCAACGCTATCAGCGCAAAGGCGGGTGAAGTCACCGAGGCAGGCAAAGAGAATTTCGTTTCAGACTTCCTTACCAAGGGTTACCCGTCGTTCGTGGCTGAGGCCGCGACGACGCAAATTCAGGGGCTGAGCGATTTCCTCAGTTCGCCCGAGTTCATCGTCTCCAGCGACATACAGGCGGTGTCTGATTATTACGACAAGGTCAAAAGCATAGGCTCTGACGCGTTCGACTTGATCCAGAAACCGTTCGAGTTTGCCGACCAGGTCGTCGATGCGATCAGCAGCATTCGGTCTGCCTTCGGTGGCAGTTCCTTCGGAATGCTGATGAGCCTGTACAACCAATACTTTTCCAGCAGCGACAGTGGTTCCAGCAACAAGACGCCAAGTCGTCAGCAGGTAGTGACGAACACCAACGCCGTGGCCGGGTTGGTTCGCCAGGCCGCTATCTCTCAGGCAGCGGTGGCGGCGGTGGTCACGCAGACGACCGAGGATGTCTCGAACGGTGGCACGAAAACTACGTCTTCACCGACGAAGTACGACAGCTACGAAGCGGCTATTGCCGTGCGCACTGAGCTCGCTGACCGCCTGGACGAGGAAAGCGAAACGACCAATAGCGATCCGGTCTACATCGCGGTCACTGATCTCAGGACCGCTGTGGTCCAGGCCGTTCCCGCTCCGGAGCAGGACCTGCCACGTCTGGCGACATTCTCGCCGCGACAGACTCTTCCTTCATTGGTCGTTGCCTATCAGCTTTACGGCGATGCCAGTCGTGCCGAGGACATCGTGACGCGTAACGATCCGCGGCGACCAGGCTTTCTGACTGGCGGCCAACAGCTTGAGGTTCTTGCAAATGGATGACCTTGAACTGCTGGTCAACGGGACAAACTATTTTGGCTGGACTTCGCTCGGCGTTACCCGCGCGGTCGACGCTTCCTCGGGCGCTTTTACAGTGACGCTGACAGAGCGCTGGGAAGGGCAGGATGGAATGGCCGCACAAGAGGAGCCTTGGCCGATCCTTCCCGGCGACCGCTGCGAGGTGCGCCTTGGCGGAATTCCGATGGTGATCGGCTACATCGATATCTTCAAACCTTCGTTCAGTGCCAACGACCACACCATCAACATTCAGGGTCGTGACCGCACGGCTGACCTGATCGATTGTAGCGCCGTGCACACGCCGGACGAGTGGAAGAACATCGATCTTTTCCGTTTTGCCCAGATTCTGGCAAAGCCTTTCGGGGTAGATGTATCAGCTGACGTACCGGTGGGCGAGGTTTTCCCGGTGTGCAAGCTGCAGCAGGGCGAAACGGCATTCGAAGCGATCGAGCGATATGCACGGCAGCGCCGCCTGCTGCTCATGCCGGACGGCGCGGGCGGCCTGCTGATTACCCGGGCCGGCAATAAGCGGGCGTCAGTGGGGCTGGTACAGGGCGAAAACATCCTCAGCGCCTCGGGCAGCATTGACCACAGTCAGCGATTCCGTAACTACCTGGTGAAGGGACAGGCCGCATACGACCCGACCAGCGAAGGCGAGACGGAGGCGCACATCGAAGGCGGTGCCAGTGACAGCGGCATCAGGCGCTATCGCCCCCTATTGGTCGTTGCTGAGTCCGGCAGTTCGTCCGGTAGCGCCCAAGAGCGCGCCACATGGGAGGCCAACAGCCGACTTGGCAAGTCCGCTTCAGCGTCCATCACCGTACAAGGCTGGCGCCAGACCCCGGGCGGCCCGCTGTGGGAGCCGGGCATGTTGGTTCAGGTCAAGTCGCCGTGGTTGCGCATGGATGGGCAAATGATCATCCGCCAGGCCACCTATGAACGCGGCGAAGGCGGCACCACCACAAAACTCGACATCGTAAGCCCGCAGGCGTTTTCGCCTGAACCGCCTGACTCGAATAAAGGGGTGAAGGGGAAGGCAGGGAAAAAGGGCGGTCGAAACATTTGGGCGGAAGCCATCGGGGAAGAGGACAGAAAGGATGGGTAACCCAATTCGCGAGCTCGGTAACCGCGTGATGATGATGTTTGGCCGGGGCGTGCTGCGGGGCGTCAACGACTCGAGTGGCCGTCAACAGCTGCAGGTTGAGTTGTTGAAGGACGAGCTGCGCGATGGTGTCGAGCACATGCAGAACTACGGCTTCACCAGTCACCCGAAGGGCGGCGATGTCGCTGTGGCTTTCATCGGTGGCAACCGGGAGCAGGGCATTGTTCTGGTGGTTGATGATCGCCGGTACCGCATCAGCCTGGAACCGGGCGAGGTGGCCATCTACGACGACCAGGGCAACAAGGTCGAACTGCTGCGCGACATGATCAAGGTCACGGCCGTGGCAAAAGTCCAGATTGATGCGCCTGTGGGCGAGTTCAACATCACTCAACTCGACATCAACGGTACCTCGCTGAAGCACAACGGCAAGGATATCGGGGCCACCCACAAGC of the Pseudomonas sp. MAG733B genome contains:
- a CDS encoding phage baseplate assembly protein V yields the protein MGNPIRELGNRVMMMFGRGVLRGVNDSSGRQQLQVELLKDELRDGVEHMQNYGFTSHPKGGDVAVAFIGGNREQGIVLVVDDRRYRISLEPGEVAIYDDQGNKVELLRDMIKVTAVAKVQIDAPVGEFNITQLDINGTSLKHNGKDIGATHKHGGVTIGTASSGVPV
- a CDS encoding DNA circularization N-terminal domain-containing protein, which codes for MAWRDNYRAATFRGVGFFVATADSSHGRRQAVHETAQRDIPYTEDLGRKSREFGITGYLLGKEYDVVREELIKACEQPGPGVLVHPYRGELTVVCRGLTVSESSEEGGMCTLTMTFLEAGEASYPSAKVDSVNAISAKAGEVTEAGKENFVSDFLTKGYPSFVAEAATTQIQGLSDFLSSPEFIVSSDIQAVSDYYDKVKSIGSDAFDLIQKPFEFADQVVDAISSIRSAFGGSSFGMLMSLYNQYFSSSDSGSSNKTPSRQQVVTNTNAVAGLVRQAAISQAAVAAVVTQTTEDVSNGGTKTTSSPTKYDSYEAAIAVRTELADRLDEESETTNSDPVYIAVTDLRTAVVQAVPAPEQDLPRLATFSPRQTLPSLVVAYQLYGDASRAEDIVTRNDPRRPGFLTGGQQLEVLANG
- a CDS encoding DUF2635 domain-containing protein, whose protein sequence is MTTRVLVKPAEGRLVRHPDTYEQIKPEGLPVELNSYWIRKEKAGDVVIEKAVVQAETKGEKQ
- a CDS encoding phage tail tape measure protein, whose amino-acid sequence is MADKGYSLSLIIKAVDRVTAPLRGIFGKVKAASAGITGALDRVGLPVFANSLKNVGGAIGGVGNAVASSTKRLLGLGATLGITGAALNLFFQGFADATGAIGDTAERTGISRERFQELSFAAKLTGSSAETLGGALQKMQINVGAATAGSKELKEMFKGLGINIKDASGKLKSSDALFDTFVDRISKIKDPSLQAQAAVKIFGKSATELLPLIRGGGAGIKEMADEARRLGLVISDSAVREGETFGDTLDTLHAALSGVGNTIGSALVPQLNKLGTQLIETIVKYRPQIEAFATAFAANLPGNIERVTGFLGDLYDGVQPVIRVFGMLSDTFGGANVVLAAVGTYIGGGLVVSLYSLAVALKGVGVAILTTPVGWFLAAIAAIGAAAFIIYKNWDTIVAFFEEKWAGVKAAFSDGIINGIWKLWKEFNPVTLMMESFNGLIKYLTGWDLGAILGAKISEAVAAIKNGLPDWAKNLLGIDGASVGGGVEGGAPAAATGAADTDLGRRAAQIGQNAVQQMAQPPQAVRVQVDLNNVPAGSKVKTEGSQGATFDTDIGYSMMAP
- a CDS encoding phage tail sheath subtilisin-like domain-containing protein is translated as MDTIPGAGTLRKPGVYSEIDNSKAVRGPQPVSYRRLLIGQKLASAPAAANTLIRITSPAQADTQFGKGSMLAGMVRAAMAIDTYTELQVLPVIDNAAGVAATATLAFTGTATASGTIELMIAGRRVSVGVISGDTATAIGAAVVAAVTAADDMPVTATATTGTVTLTSRHKGEAGNTLNARVNYYTGQVLPAGVAVTISAFASGAGNPDLGAALAALGDEWFQVWGLPYSDAATLATVKTELNSRFAWDREIEAHAFTAARGTQGSLGSLGDSHNNQHLVIMMANDEPMPAYEKAAETMAIAALYAAIDPARPIQNLQYAWCLAPAAADKFTNQERNLLLFDGIATSKVNNDGTMVVERLITTYKTNTAGGADISYLDSETLFTLMYIRHDWRDYILRKYPRHKLANDGTRYGVGQPVVTPVLMKAEAVSKFREWERLGLVENMADFKANLIGERNESDPNRMDMLLPPDLVNQLRIVANKIQFRL
- a CDS encoding phage tail tube protein — encoded protein: MAGKNRIGGIIAVKVNGDIYFAKGNWTYNLGKPKREGVVGADTVHGYKETPQVPFVEGEISDRNELSLEDLVTLDDATITLELSNGKVITLSEAWYAGEGTGNTEEGNIACRFEGMSAEEVK
- a CDS encoding phage baseplate assembly protein, yielding MDDLELLVNGTNYFGWTSLGVTRAVDASSGAFTVTLTERWEGQDGMAAQEEPWPILPGDRCEVRLGGIPMVIGYIDIFKPSFSANDHTINIQGRDRTADLIDCSAVHTPDEWKNIDLFRFAQILAKPFGVDVSADVPVGEVFPVCKLQQGETAFEAIERYARQRRLLLMPDGAGGLLITRAGNKRASVGLVQGENILSASGSIDHSQRFRNYLVKGQAAYDPTSEGETEAHIEGGASDSGIRRYRPLLVVAESGSSSGSAQERATWEANSRLGKSASASITVQGWRQTPGGPLWEPGMLVQVKSPWLRMDGQMIIRQATYERGEGGTTTKLDIVSPQAFSPEPPDSNKGVKGKAGKKGGRNIWAEAIGEEDRKDG